Proteins from a single region of Apium graveolens cultivar Ventura chromosome 7, ASM990537v1, whole genome shotgun sequence:
- the LOC141674161 gene encoding secreted RxLR effector protein 161-like → MQESSTAATPMATATKLDPYQGTETFVAVYLSMIGSLLYLTASRPNTIYATCLCARFHAKPRESHLVVVNRILRYLKGTPSLGFWYSRESDFSLVGYSDADFAGYKIDRKSTSGGCQCLGGRLVIWQSKKQKSISTSTAEVEYIVAGSYCAHILWMRNQLMDYGLYYKNIPIFCDNQSAISMTGNPIQHSLTKYISIQYHFIREHVNEGTIELHFVPTDQQVVDIFTKPLLDATFGQLLHELGMVNSTKN, encoded by the coding sequence ATGCAAGAAAGTTCAACAGCTgcaactccaatggccactgctactaAGTTAGATCCATACCAAGGTACGGAAACTTTTGTTGCTGTGTATCTAagtatgattggttcattgctttatctaactgctagtagaccaaaTACTATATATGCAACTTgcttgtgtgcaagatttcatgCCAAGCccagagaatctcatttagttgTTGTAAATAGAATTCtgagatacttaaaggggactccatCTCTTGGTTTTTGGTATTCAAGGGAATCAGATTTCAGTCTGGTCGGTTATTCTGATGCAGACTTTGCTggatacaaaattgacaggaagagtaccTCAGGTGGTTGTCAGTGTTTGGGTGGTAGATTGGTTATTTGGCagagcaagaaacagaaatcaatctCTACATCAACGGCTGAAGTAGAATACATTGTTGCTGGCAGTTACTGTGCTCATATTCTTTGGATGcgaaatcaactaatggactatggaTTGTATTACAAAAATATTCCTATCTTCTGTGACAATCAAAGCGCAATTTCAATGACAGGTAATCCAATACAACACTCACTCACAAAATATATCAGTATTCAGTATCATTTTATCAGGGAGCATGTTAACGAAGGaacaattgagcttcattttgttccgaCTGATCAACAAGTAGTTGATATCTTCACCAAGCCTTTACTTGATGCAACGTTTGGACAATTACTTCATGAGCTTGGTATGGTTAACTCTACGAAGAATTGA